GTGAGGGTTGGATCAGGCCCTGGTATTTCTAAGCTTCCTCAAGCAGGGCCCACCACTATTCCTGGTTCCTCTTCTGGGCTCGAGGACTCCCCTTACCCCATGCACACCCCCGATGCACCTGCCACACCCTATTACTGGCCTTGCCTGTACTCTTCTCTCTGGGGGTGGCTCAGCATCAAGGCTGGATGGATGACCTTTGAGGGGGTTCCCTCTGTTTGCTAAGACCTCCTCCTGCTTGAAGATCAACAGGGATGGGAGCAAAGGTGGCTCCCTTCCCCCCAATATTCCAGGCTCTGGGCTTGAGCCAGCAGAGCTTTGGCTAAGCTGCTTAAGGGAGCTGGGTTTGTGTAAGCCTCTTATGGGGAGAggaggggccggggtggggggtgaggaggGATAGGGAAGGGGTTGTTCGCTTGCCCCAGCACTACCCAGCTCAGAGAAAGTCCTTGATTGACACACCTAGATATGTGCCAGGGGTGGCTATGGGGTGGGGGCGGAGGCATCCTCTCCCGAGGTGGAGCTGTGTCACCCCTGTTAGAGTGAGGTTCCTAAAAGCAGGGCTCTATCTTCCCTCTCATGGTGGCGGGGGAAGGGCTCCCCGTCAGATTAGAGGCTCATTTGGTTAAACGTCACCGAGCCAGTCCTGGCAAAGCAGAGGCTGGAATAAGGGCCCTCAACCCCTGTGTGGGCGGCAAAGTGTTGGGGAGGTGACCTTGTCCtccaccctgcccctccctgacCCTAGAGGCTATCAGGATGGAACCATTTGTCTCCCATTAGATGCCAATGGCAGAGTTATGTCTCCCGCACACTGTGGGTGCTCCCCCAGGGTGGGGGCTCAATTCTCTCTTTCTGTAAGGCAGTGACCTTAGAAGCAGGAAAGGTGGAGCTAGTTCGGGCTTCCACTAAAGCTGAGTTGGCAGCAGGGGCTTCTGGGCAGGCCCCTTCCTTGCTCAGCCGCCCGTCTTCCCTAGACTACCTATGCTCCCCTGAGGAGAATATCTACAAGATTGACTTCGTCAGGTTCAAGATTCGGGACATGGATTCAGGCACTGTTCTCTTTGAAATCAAGAAGCCCCCAGCCTCAGGTGAGTGGGTTGGGTGGGCCATCGACAGAGGGAGGTGGGCGAGGGCTGTGAAATGGGCTGCCCAGGGACTCCTCAGGCCACAGAGGAGTcggagcagagctgggatttgcacCCAGGCCTTCTCAGGAGACACCAGGCAGGGGGGCCTCTGCCTGGGGCTGggcctcttcttttccttcccgtGTGCTCCTGGGGTTGGACATCTTGGGAAGACAATCCTGCCTCTTCAGTCCCTGCCAGCCTGCCCCCTGCAGGCCCCCTTGGGAGCTGCAGCCCCAGAGGCCCCAGGTCTTTTTGTCTCTTGCGGCTCAGGGAATCTCAGTTGAAATTGGTGACCCGCTGACCAGCTGGAAGCAGTTGGAAGCATTCAGCCAGTGGTCTGAACCCTCAATATACATCAGGATCTCCTGAGGAGTTTTGAAAAATTCAGACAGATGAGGGCCTTGGGGTGAAAGCCCGGGTGGGCATGGGCCCCAGCCTGAAGCCCACTGAGCCCCAGCTGGGGTGCATTACAGAGCGGTTGCCCATCAACCCACGGGACCTGGACCCCAATGCTGGGCGCTTTGTCCGCTACCAGTTCACGCCTGCCTTCCTCCGCCTGAGGCAGGTGGGAGCCACGTGAGTCACTGGGCCGGGGTGAGGGCTAGGGGTGGGGGCTGAGGTGCCGGTGAGGGTGGTAGGGAGCCCTTCCTGAGTCCcagctcagccccgccccctcctctcACTCAGCGTGGAGTTCACAGTGGGAGACAAGCCTGTCAACAACTTCCGCATGATTGAGAGGCACTACTTCCGCAACCAGCTGCTCAAAAGCTTTGACTTCCACTTTGGCTTCTGCATCCCCAGCAGCAAGAACACCTGCGAGCACATCTATGATTTCCCCCCTCTCTCTGAGGAGCTGAGTGCGTGGGCAGGGCCCTGTGGGAGGGATACAGGGGGACTCAGAGAGACCAAGTTGTGGGGACTGTGGGTCTGagcccctttcttccctccctgggTCTCTTGTGTCCGGCCACCATTCGTGTGTCACctgtagggaaactgaggctcaaagaggctgGGGGAACTCTTTGTTCAGCTTGTCTGCGTCCCCTAGTCCTGAAGCCCTTGCAGTGGCCTGGCTCAGGCTTCTGACCTTTGCCCCAACTGGCTGGGTCTCTCTTGCAGTCAACGAGATGATTCGTCACCCATATGAAACACAGTCTGACAGCTTCTACTTCGTGGATGACCGGCTGGTGATGCACAACAAAGCAGACTATTCCTACAGTGGGACGCCCTGACCCCCAAACCAGCCCCTACCCCAGGAGGGCCCGGGGCCCGCAGCCGTGACCACCCCAGCACTCACCTGTCAGCCCCAGGTCTTCTGCCTGGGCAGTGCTCCAGAAGCCCTGAACCCTGAGTCAGTGTTGGGAGGGCGGGTGCCTGATGTCCCCCGTCCAAGTCTGTGCAGCCCATGGGGCCTGGCacgtggggtggggtggtgggaggcTGTTTGCCTCCATAGCCAGGAAGACCTCCCGTGGGAGGAGTAGCCAGGACTTCCGGACAGCCAAGCTGGGCCTCTTGGGCCCAAGTTTCAGAATAGTGTTCCCCTATCCAGGCTTTGACTAGGTCGGGGCAGGGGGTCCCATTCCCTGTCCCCTGCCCACCACTGACAGGCCATTTAGAGTCGTAAATTCACAGAGGAAGGTCCTTGTGGGGTCTGGCAGTTAAGCCCTGACCGCAGCCCCAGCCTCTACCATCAGGGGCTGAGATCCTGCCTGAGGTGTGAGAGGGACCTGCCCAGATTGCAGCCTGGGGTAGGGGCTGGACCAACTGTATATAGTTTTCAATaaactctttctccttttctgttctcTGGTTGTGGGCCAGCATGTGCGTGTGGTGGTGGCTGAGGGGGCCGTGATGTGGTCCCAGGGCTCTCCTGTCTCCTAACCCGCTGCAGCCTGACCCCACACCCGGCATCTAGAGTCAGCATTTAGTATGTGTTGCAGCTGGAAAGGGTTTTTCCTTTGATAAGGAAGGAGACCCAG
Above is a genomic segment from Mesoplodon densirostris isolate mMesDen1 chromosome 18, mMesDen1 primary haplotype, whole genome shotgun sequence containing:
- the UNC119 gene encoding protein unc-119 homolog A isoform X1, with the translated sequence MKVKKGGGGGAGTGVEPAPGASGRSVETKPELQAESESGSESEPEAGPGPRPGPLQRKQPIGPEDVLGLQRITGDYLCSPEENIYKIDFVRFKIRDMDSGTVLFEIKKPPASERLPINPRDLDPNAGRFVRYQFTPAFLRLRQVGATVEFTVGDKPVNNFRMIERHYFRNQLLKSFDFHFGFCIPSSKNTCEHIYDFPPLSEELINEMIRHPYETQSDSFYFVDDRLVMHNKADYSYSGTP
- the UNC119 gene encoding protein unc-119 homolog A isoform X2, whose translation is MDSGTVLFEIKKPPASERLPINPRDLDPNAGRFVRYQFTPAFLRLRQVGATVEFTVGDKPVNNFRMIERHYFRNQLLKSFDFHFGFCIPSSKNTCEHIYDFPPLSEELINEMIRHPYETQSDSFYFVDDRLVMHNKADYSYSGTP